In one Nicotiana tomentosiformis chromosome 6, ASM39032v3, whole genome shotgun sequence genomic region, the following are encoded:
- the LOC104115837 gene encoding proton pump-interactor 1-like isoform X2, whose amino-acid sequence MGRDMESQLAHVSVETGTEQKNLPKENKKKNHGVGVNETINFGSHGTQETIKEAGKKVPVSSLRKDAVDDWPAPKQIHSFYIVRYRRFEDQKLKAKFDLAEKELQKMNKARSQVIEKLKAIRAERSKLIDQRKSVSAENQEFWAVIGEKRKEMEPLQDALGKLRGPRKAGREGGSSLCSSEEELDDLIKSLQYRIQHESIPLTEEKQILREIKRLEGTRGEVRDHMAMRAQIQDSIGEKETIQKQVKAISGNLDGVRKEQQVVKAKLKQLDDQLDANTNQIKLLDEELKEITKKRDTAFAHVLELRKHREEGNAPFYQNNALLQKAKLLADKKDVEALKELSLTEVDKFISLWSGSKPFRDDYERRILTALDIRQLSRDGRMRNPDEKPLVLPAAQTVSQSEIVERTNAKPLKEESAPPAQKLQKEKNNKQPKEASSKVTESSTKKYIFDIEEEIHGLEKQPKDMNPKGKGVDEAKLREMKREEEIAKNKKAMDRKKKLAEKAAAKAVIKAQKEAEKKLKEREKKAKKKTGASVPAEGSTEEPTETSAEVAEEEKIEEKVETSVAPKVKAPKENTIRNRPKRAKGMEIPKTILKRKNAMNYRLWAAPAALVVPLLLVAYKYLI is encoded by the exons ATGGGTAGAGACATGGAATCTCAGTTAGCTCATGTTTCAGTTGAAACTGGAACTGAACAGAAAAACCTTCcgaaggaaaataaaaaaaagaatcaTGGCGTAGGGGTTAATGAGACTATAAATTTTGGCTCGCATGGTACTCAAGAaacaattaaggaggcagggaaAAAAGTTCCTGTGAGCAGCCTCCGGAAGGATGCAGTTGACGACTGGCCTGCACCTAAGCAGATACATTCTTTCTATATTGTTAGATATCGAAGATTTGAAGACCAAAAACTCAAGGCCAAATTTGATCTGGCAGAAAAAGAGCTACAGAAAATGAACAAAGCAAGATCTCAGGTTATTGAAAAATTGAAGGCCATAAGG GCAGAACGATCAAAGTTGATAGACCAAAGGAAATCTGTGAGTGCTGAGAATCAGGAGTTTTGGGCAGTAATTGGtgagaaaagaaaggaaatggaACCTCTGCAGGATGCCCTGGGCAAGCTCCGTGGTCCTAGGAAAGCCGGCAGAGAAGGGGGTTCTAGTCTGTGTTCATCTGAGGAGGAGCTTGACGATCTC ATTAAGAGTCTGCAGTACCGCATTCAGCATGAAAGCATTCCTCTGACTGAAGAGAAGCAAATTCTGCGAGAAATTAAACGACTTGAAGGAACAAGGGGAGAGGTAAGAGACCATATGGCTATGAGGGCACAGATTCAGGATTCAATAGGTGAAAAAGAAACAATACAAAAGCAGGTTAAG GCTATAAGTGGTAACCTTGATGGGGTTCGTAAGGAGCAACAGGTGGTTAAGGCCAAGCTTAAGCAACTAGATGATCAACTCGATGCCAATACCAATCAGATTAAGTTATTGGATGAGGAATTGAAGGAAATAACAAAGAAGAGGGACACAGCTTTTGCACATGTTCTGGAATTGAGAAAACACCGTGAAGAAGGG AATGCTCCATTCTACCAAAACAATGCACTGTTGCAAAAAGCAAAATTGCTAGCAGATAAGAAGGATGTTGAAGCCCTCAAAGAGCTCTCACTTACAGAG GTCGATAAATTCATTTCCCTTTGGAGTGGCAGTAAGCCATTTAGGGATGATTATGAGAGGAGAATTTTAACAGCACTTGATATTAGGCAGTTGAGCCGAGATGGCAGGATGAGGAACCCCGACGAAAAGCCTCTAGTATTACCAGCGGCGCAGACTGTTTCCCAATCTGAGATTGTTGAAAGAACTAATGCGAAACCATTAAAGGAAGAATCAGCGCCTCCTGCTCAGAAATTACAGAAAGAGAAGAACAACAAGCAGCCAAAAGAAGCAAGTAGCAAAGTTACAGAAAGTAGCACGAAAAAGTACATCTTTGATATTGAAGAGGAGATCCATGGTTTAGAAAAGCAACCCAAGGATATGAATCCCAAGGGCAAGGGAGTTGATGAAGCGAAATTGAGGGAGATGAAGAGAGAGGAGGAGATAGCAAAAAATAAGAAGGCAATGGACAGGAAGAAGAAGTTGGCCGAGAAAGCAGCTGCCAAAGCAGTAATAAAAGCTCAAAAAGAAGCTGAAAAGAAGCTCA AGGAACGTGAGAAGAAGGCGAAGAAGAAAACTGGAGCATCTGTTCCTGCTGAGGGATCTACTGAGGAACCAACTGAAACATCTGCAGAGGTTGCTGAGGAAGAGAAGATTGAGGAAAAGGTTGAAACATCAGTTGCGCCTAAGGTTAAGGCGCCGAAAGAGAATACTATCAGGAATCGACCAAAACGTGCTAAGGGCATGGAAATTCCTAAAACTATACTGAAGCGGAAAAATGCAATGAACTATCGGCTATGGGCTGCTCCTGCTGCTCTCGTAGTTCCACTACTACTAGTAGCATACAAGTATCTTATCTAG
- the LOC104115837 gene encoding proton pump-interactor 1-like isoform X1 has product MGRDMESQLAHVSVETGTEQKNLPKENKKKNHGVGVNETINFGSHGTQETIKEAGKKVPVSSLRKDAVDDWPAPKQIHSFYIVRYRRFEDQKLKAKFDLAEKELQKMNKARSQVIEKLKAIRAERSKLIDQRKSVSAENQEFWAVIGEKRKEMEPLQDALGKLRGPRKAGREGGSSLCSSEEELDDLIKSLQYRIQHESIPLTEEKQILREIKRLEGTRGEVRDHMAMRAQIQDSIGEKETIQKQVKAISGNLDGVRKEQQVVKAKLKQLDDQLDANTNQIKLLDEELKEITKKRDTAFAHVLELRKHREEGNAPFYQNNALLQKAKLLADKKDVEALKELSLTEVDKFISLWSGSKPFRDDYERRILTALDIRQLSRDGRMRNPDEKPLVLPAAQTVSQSEIVERTNAKPLKEESAPPAQKLQKEKNNKQPKEASSKVTESSTKKYIFDIEEEIHGLEKQPKDMNPKGKGVDEAKLREMKREEEIAKNKKAMDRKKKLAEKAAAKAVIKAQKEAEKKLKEIILIILPFLSCFMSRHLH; this is encoded by the exons ATGGGTAGAGACATGGAATCTCAGTTAGCTCATGTTTCAGTTGAAACTGGAACTGAACAGAAAAACCTTCcgaaggaaaataaaaaaaagaatcaTGGCGTAGGGGTTAATGAGACTATAAATTTTGGCTCGCATGGTACTCAAGAaacaattaaggaggcagggaaAAAAGTTCCTGTGAGCAGCCTCCGGAAGGATGCAGTTGACGACTGGCCTGCACCTAAGCAGATACATTCTTTCTATATTGTTAGATATCGAAGATTTGAAGACCAAAAACTCAAGGCCAAATTTGATCTGGCAGAAAAAGAGCTACAGAAAATGAACAAAGCAAGATCTCAGGTTATTGAAAAATTGAAGGCCATAAGG GCAGAACGATCAAAGTTGATAGACCAAAGGAAATCTGTGAGTGCTGAGAATCAGGAGTTTTGGGCAGTAATTGGtgagaaaagaaaggaaatggaACCTCTGCAGGATGCCCTGGGCAAGCTCCGTGGTCCTAGGAAAGCCGGCAGAGAAGGGGGTTCTAGTCTGTGTTCATCTGAGGAGGAGCTTGACGATCTC ATTAAGAGTCTGCAGTACCGCATTCAGCATGAAAGCATTCCTCTGACTGAAGAGAAGCAAATTCTGCGAGAAATTAAACGACTTGAAGGAACAAGGGGAGAGGTAAGAGACCATATGGCTATGAGGGCACAGATTCAGGATTCAATAGGTGAAAAAGAAACAATACAAAAGCAGGTTAAG GCTATAAGTGGTAACCTTGATGGGGTTCGTAAGGAGCAACAGGTGGTTAAGGCCAAGCTTAAGCAACTAGATGATCAACTCGATGCCAATACCAATCAGATTAAGTTATTGGATGAGGAATTGAAGGAAATAACAAAGAAGAGGGACACAGCTTTTGCACATGTTCTGGAATTGAGAAAACACCGTGAAGAAGGG AATGCTCCATTCTACCAAAACAATGCACTGTTGCAAAAAGCAAAATTGCTAGCAGATAAGAAGGATGTTGAAGCCCTCAAAGAGCTCTCACTTACAGAG GTCGATAAATTCATTTCCCTTTGGAGTGGCAGTAAGCCATTTAGGGATGATTATGAGAGGAGAATTTTAACAGCACTTGATATTAGGCAGTTGAGCCGAGATGGCAGGATGAGGAACCCCGACGAAAAGCCTCTAGTATTACCAGCGGCGCAGACTGTTTCCCAATCTGAGATTGTTGAAAGAACTAATGCGAAACCATTAAAGGAAGAATCAGCGCCTCCTGCTCAGAAATTACAGAAAGAGAAGAACAACAAGCAGCCAAAAGAAGCAAGTAGCAAAGTTACAGAAAGTAGCACGAAAAAGTACATCTTTGATATTGAAGAGGAGATCCATGGTTTAGAAAAGCAACCCAAGGATATGAATCCCAAGGGCAAGGGAGTTGATGAAGCGAAATTGAGGGAGATGAAGAGAGAGGAGGAGATAGCAAAAAATAAGAAGGCAATGGACAGGAAGAAGAAGTTGGCCGAGAAAGCAGCTGCCAAAGCAGTAATAAAAGCTCAAAAAGAAGCTGAAAAGAAGCTCAAGGAAATTATCCTTATTATTCTACCATTTCTTTCTTGTTTTATGTCTAGGCATTTACATTAG